The DNA segment ggggctgcaggaggatgtgTCCAACctcactgctggcagtgctgggacactgggagTGGCCCCAGGCACAATGGACTAATGCTCAGTGGAAAGCCACAGGGACACAATCCTGCCCCAAGCTCTGCAGCTAGCCACACGTGTCCCAAGCCTGGTGGAGACTCTTCGACCTGGTAACCAAACATATTCCCTCTCTCATTCCCAGATGTGCAATGCAGAGCAAGTACTGGCCCAAGCTCGGAAGAGAAAACGCAGGACTAGCATCGAGACCAATGTGAAAGGGACACTGGAGAGCTTCTTCCGCAAGTGTGTGAAGCCCAGTCCCCAGGAGATCTCCCAGATCGCCGAGGACCTCAACCTGGATAAAGATGTAGGTTGGAAGGGTGGGGAGGATGGGCGCCCAAATGGTGCCAGCTCCTGAGCACCTGCCAGTTTGATACTTTAGCTCAGagcaaaaatgaaatgcacATGGAAAGATGTAAACAACTGCCCTTTAGCTCTGCCAGTTAGGATATATATATGGCTCAtcaatataaaagaaaaacccacTTGGTTCCAGAGAAAGACTTTTGTTCACAGATTAAAGATTTAAAACTtaaagagagacaaaaatagTTCCCAGACCCAACTACAGGCGTtcgtgtatatatatacataaatatattaatgttaTCCTATAAAAGTAATCCTTTGATACTAATTCATCTCAGAAGAAGCTGATTTTTGATCCCAAGAATCCTCCTGGGATGTTacaatgtttttcttctgaagtggAAATGCACCAGAAGAGAGACAAACTATAATCCACTAACAATACACAAGTTTGCCTATTGGCTTCATCTGGCTATGCTGCCAGCCTTTGGAGAGGAACCTTTCTTTTGATTTGTTATCTTCTTTCCTATTTAACGTTTGCCATTTTTGTCATCTTGACTCTGGaagcagtgggaaagtgttCATGGCTGAAGTGTGTTGGAGCTGAGCCTAGCAAGGAGTTGTGACAGGGAAAGGGCTGCACTGGCAGCTTGGGATGTTACGGAGATGTCACCAGCAGAAGGGTCTCGTTGTCACCCACATGGTGTGCCTGGGTCACCCCCATACCCTTCTCTGTCTCCCCACAGGTGGTCCGGGTCTGGTTCTGCAACCGGCGTCAGAAAGGCAAACGGCTGCTGCTGCCCTACGGCAACGAGGCAGAGGGGATGATGTATGACATGAACCAGCCCCTGGTGCCCTCCACTCTGCCCATCCCAGTGACATCCCAGGGCTACAGCCTGGCACCCTCCCCTCCTGTCTACATGCCGACCTTTCACAAAGCCGAGATGTTCCCACAAGCgctgcagcctgggctctcCATGAGTAACAGCGGCCACTGAACCAGGGGCTGTGGGCTCACACCAGCAAGGGGGGCTGGTGCTCTGGGGCAGCTCCCCTTGCCCTGGGCtcacacaggcacagccctgcttctGCTCTCTGGGCTGATGTGTGGGGCTTTTGGAATGTGAGGCGCtgagagcctggcacagggatggtGCCTGTTCTCTGCAGATGCTCCCAGCCCTTCTCAGTTATGTGAGCTTACTGGTCCCAGCAGAATTGGCCCCCCTCTGACCACTCCTGggggcagctcctcctgccccactgcaCCCTCTGAAGCCACATGTGCCCAGGGCTCTTGAGCCCGTGCctggccccagcccagctgctctcctgtgagatgcagaaaaaagtattttttagattttggggagggtggggggaggcggtgattttattatttttttaaaggtttttggttgtagtttttaaaaagcaaaaaattttgTAGTGATCTAGTTTCCCAGGTGTCTCCTTTCACCCTGTCATGTAGAGTGGGGCTGGGGTGCCATGCCCAGGGCCAATGGCCCTGGTGGCTCTGCTCACCCTCCTGGGTGGCCAGGATGAGCCAAGGGCTGGGGCAAGGGGAGAAGGTGAGCCCCCTCACCACCCCTCACCCTGTGGCACAAGACAACTTCACCCCTCTGTGGGGCGGTTGATAAAGCTTGTTTGGGTTGGGGGGTTCATGTGTTGTGCCCAACATCACCCCCAGGCCcccctgctctccagctgctgtccccccCTCACCCACCCCCAGCCCAGATGCCCAGAGACCACCTTTCCCTGGAGGGCCCAGCCCAGTTGGCTATACCACCCTGTCCATGCTGCTAGCACCCCATGCCTTCCAGCCTGCTGTAGTTAATGatgatttttacattttttgttcttaatcACATTCCCTCTGGCAATGAAATAAATCTCAGAGTTCTTTGAGGCAAGAATGAGTTAACCCTTTTCTTGCCTTCCTTGCATCCCtattcctgcagcccagcagttGAGGTTCAGCTGCAtgcaggggcacagcagggctaGAGTAAGGCACCTTAAGAAGGTGGACATGTCCCCATCATGCCAGCAACACTCAGCTCTTGGCTGCCTGCAGCTTGGCCTCCCTCCACAACTGCTGGCAGCTTGGCCCTGGAGTAGTACCATCTTGTCAGGGCTGTTGCCCCCCAAAGCAGAGGGGGTCAAAAGTAAAGAGAGGAGAGGTCGTCTTCCACCCAGTTCGAGCTGCTGTTTTGCTGTAGGTGCTTCTGGGAAGGTTGGAAGCAGTGTGAGCTTGTAAGCTGCTCCAGAAGCTGCCAGGGACAGAGAACCAAGCAGGATGTAGCAGGGTGGATAAGCTTCCCAGTggaaagctggggctgccctcaGTAGTACGGCACTGacaggggagggaaggatgtTCCTGTATGTGTGGTCCAGCTAAGGGAGTCTCTGATGAGGGGATAACAACCCAGCCATGCAGGTCTATTGGGcactgggagctgagctggtgggagcagggatgtcTGGGGCCTTCACTTTTCCCCACCACACTCTCAGCTGGTTTGTCCCCAGTTCATTCTCTCAAGGGCCCTTGCCCTGAGCAGAATGAAATCCCCATTTTTTGCTCTATAAGGGGTTTGCTCTCTAGGGCTGCCTGGAGGCACCAGGGCAGTGCTAGGCACTAGCACTAGGCAGTGTCCAGGGGCAGTGAAGGCAGCTGCTTACTGGGCACCCTGCGACCGTGcaaagggctgggctgggctaGATTCCAGCCCTATGGGGTGGGGCCCCTCTGCATCTTTGCTTGCTCCCCAGAGCCTCAAACTTGCCGGCCCACAGGGTAGGGGTACAGCTGTGTGTGACATCCACTGGGAACTGCCTCCTGTTGCTGCTGCCCAGTGCTGCCTGGCGCTTGAGTGGTGCAGGAGGCTGGCCAGGGTCAGGAGCAGAAATGTGAGACAGATGTCGTCTCCCACAGGTTTGCTTCTCCACATTTCCACTATCTGGTTTTCTGCATGCAGCCATGCAAGAACTACAGCCCACCATGAGACTCCAACATCCTGCACCCCTGGCACCCCCTGCCCATGAGTACCCAGCATCTGTCTGTGGGCATCCACAGTCCCTCCCGTTCCACTTCTGGTTGACCCAGAAAACAACGAAGCGGAAATCGGAAGCCACAGAAGTCAGAAGAGCACAGTGTGCCTGTCCAACTGCCgcctcaccagggctgtgccaggggagggctgtctcctctgccagctctcagTCCTGCTGGGCACCTGGCAGCCTGCAGGGTGGCGAGGTGGGGTTTGGTGACTTCAGGCCCACAgggaagaaaactggaaaaacttGTGACAAAAAGAGTTGTTTATATCAAGGGAGTTGATGGCACTGAGTAGAGGGGCAAAGAGCAAGGCACAGATGGAGCAGTCATATCTTACCCCTGGTCATGTCGCTCAACCCCGATTTTCACCCCAATTTCATGATCCCAGACGGGTACTTCCTCTTGGGATGTCCATGGTGCAGGGTGCCCATGGTGCAGGGTTTCCCCACTGCAATGTGTGCATGTGCAAGTTACCCACGGGACTGGCTTTACTCGAGGATGGTGCAAGCCTTCAGAAGCTGTCAGCTCACTGGCTTCCTgtcacagcagggagggagtgACAAACCACAGTatccctctgcctgcctggcagcacaggctgctctgagaGCATCTGCTGTCCTGTGGCTCCTCAGTGGCACAGCGACACCCATGGCTCGGGTTGGGGACAGGAAATGGGTGCTGCAAGGAAGAAGGGGAGCAGATGCTGTCCTTCCTCCCTAGCCATGGAGTAATGGACCCCCCTGGGCTGACCCCTGCCACTCCAGACCAGCCACAAAATGTCACCACAGGGCCTCTGCTGCCAGGACTTTGGCACCCAGCAGAAAGTGCTGAGGGGACATTGAGGATCACAGGGGAGGTCAGGGAGCCCTGAGCCACCACCACTACCCTGCTGTCCTGCCCACACTACAtgcacagcctcagcagcactgtgccACTTATTTCCAAAGTACCCTCTGGTCCTGCCAGCACCCTGGCAAGGTGTTCAGTGTTGGGTCGGGGTGATTAAGTCCTGTTTCACAAAAAATGAAGTCATGGGGAGTTGCTTGAAGTTGCAGTGTGGcaacagctgggctgggaggagagtGGGGTGCTCCTGTCTTTGCTCCACATCATGTGTGCAGGTGGGTGCCTCGTGCACCTCCCACCCCTGCCTGCATTCATCCCAAGGGTCCCGGCATGCACTAGGAGTTGAACCAGCTCTGCAGGTCAGGATAGAGGTGGCCATGGGAAAGGCGGGGGTAGGCTGTACAGATGGCACAGATCCGCTCCCTCCAGTCAGTGTAGAGCTTCACACTGAACCTCCTCTGCCAGGCAAAGAACTGCCGGTAGCGACTGGAGTTCACTGTCTTCAGGAAGGTGGCCAGCTCCTTTAGGGAGCCAAAGTCATTGACATGGATGAAGGAGTCTGCAGGAATAAACTGCTCATAGTTGGCCCTGGGTGGCCCCAGCACCACAGGCACAGTGCCGGCCAGCAGTGAGTTCCTCCAGAGTTTCTCTGTGATGTAGTCCCGGTGGATGGAGTTCTCAAAGGCCAGGTAGAATTTGGACTTGGATATTGTTGGCAAGAGGCAGTCCTTGCAGAGGGGCTTGTTGTTTGCTTTCCCGTATATATTCACATGGAGGTACCTGGAGAGGTTTTTGTAGACTTCAGCTCTTTTCTGAGTCCTGTGGTAGTTGCTGATAACCCAGGACACCAAGTTGGTCTTTGCAGGGATGTTCACGGTGGCTGATTTGTTGGGTACCAGCTTGCCATAGGGGATGAAGATGTCCGAATCCTGTCTATAGGTCATCACCCAGTTGAAGGTCTGGTTCCATGCTGCTAGAGCTCTAGTGTTGGAGGGGGACTCCAGGGAGACCCACACCCAGTTCTGCCCCGGCAGCCTCTCCTTGGGCAGTTTgtcctggccaggctggagcctggAGTGGGGGAACACCACCACATTGGCCTGGTGCAGGAGCTGCCGCTCTGTAGTGAGCTGGCAGCCTGTGATGCTGTACAGCTCATGGCACACATCTCTGCTGACACTGGGGACCTGCTTGGAGGGCCATTCCCACACCAGAATCACCAATGGCTCCCTCTGTTTAGGCTCTTCTCCAGAGCCTTTGGAGGGGTTGAGGAAGAACCTCAGGTTCCAGAGGGTGGTTACAAACACTCCGGCAGTGATCAAGGCCTTCACACCAGGCCGGCCCCATGGTGACCATCGCAGTGGCAATGCCCAGGGCATGCTGGTGGGTTGGCTGTCACCTCACTGGGTGACAGAGCTGACACCTGTGAGAGAGGAGAGGCCACTGCGGGCCATCAGCTTGACTTGCCAGGGACGAGGGGTGATGGGGAGGTACTGTGGCTGAGGCCAGAGAAAGGGCTTCTTCATGAAGCCTGGGCCTCAGCATCACCCCAGGGccctctgcttccctgtgcCACAGAGTTCCCCATGCACATGGTGTCACCCCAGGGTGGCCTTTGTTCATGCTCCTGCAATCCCTGGTGACCTTTTGGGGAGCACAGATGCTTCTGAGGGTGCCGAGTTGATGGGAAGTAGCCAGCTGTGCCCCTCTGACCCACCTGGCTGGCCCCGCTACAGGCAGTCCTTGCTTGCTCTGTGCCTTAGTTTACTCACCTGACACACAGCCACAGTCTCAGTCCCCAGTTCTTGCTCTGCCCAGAACAGGTCAAACCTGATATGCAGCTAGCCTTGCCACTGCTGTGCACCAAACAAGAAAGAACATCCTAGTCCCACCTGAATAGCCCCATGGTGAGGCCTTAGCTGCAAAATGGGGTGACTGACTCTGAAGTCCAAAACTCTGATGAGGGCTGAGTTTGGCAGAGTCCTGCCCAAGAAGTGTCCACTCACTCCAGTATTCTCCTGTGACAATGACAAGGCAATTCCCAGGTTCGAGGTGCCCTTCCCAGGTCAGGGTGCACTTCCCAGTCCCTAAGGGCATCAGGAGCTCCAGCAGGCTGGGAGCTCATAGCCTCAGTGCCCCAAACACTTATATTTTATACTTAGGATGTCACAGATGGCCAGTGCCCCACTGTGTGGGcacagaggagagggagggcagggagagcagggaggacaGTGCAGCACTTGAGGCTGCCACTGGTGGGGCTCAGCTTGCAGGCACATGGGCCCCCAGCTGTGGGATGCTAACCCTGCCAGGGTGCCCATCTGCCTGCCTCAGATCTCAGTGGTTTAACCAGCAGaactgctgggagcagagcagtggtggGGGTGGAGAGGGGGATGGTTGGCTGCACTGGGGACCAGCCACCAGCTTAAGTCCCCTCTGGAGAGCTGGTCCCACTGCAGGGCTCAGAGCATTCAGCACCAAAGGTGGTTTCCCCTTTAGTGGAAACCTCTGGAAACATGTGGGTTGCCTGAGTCCTGAtgccagctggggctgagccagTGCCTCCAGTATTGGAGTctcctggaaagcagtgccCTACATTCCcacccaccccagcactgcagcttgtCTGCAAAAAATCCCTTCCCCACCTTGGCCCACTCCATCTGTCCTGCTAAAATACATGAGCTAAGTTTAAGCTCCAGACAAATCTGGCATGGGAAGCAGAAAGGGCTGGGAAAGCTTTGCTGGTTCCCTGCACTGCACATCAGTGCTCCAGgtctctgtccccagcagcagaaatgttgATACGGTTTTGGGGGTGTTTGCCCCATTTCAAGGATACTCTGAAAGGGAAACCCCTAGCAAGGGCCACCCCATTTCTCAGCCCCTCTCCCCTCAGTGGTCAGTAATGTTGAACCCAGACTTACTGTGTTGGAGGTGTACGAGGCGCCAGATGTGTCtgcctgggtgctgctgtgctgggctggagcacTCCAGggcttcctctttttttcagttttgccttgccccagccccacagcaggtCCTTCCTGCCCCAGTGTCAGCTGGCACACCCCACCCCAGAACTTCCCCTGCACTGCGCTGTGGGGTGGGTACCCTGTGACTGGGTGGGTGCCCCATGGTTGGGTGGGTACCTTCTGGCCAAATGGGCACGCCGCGGTAGGTGCATGGCCCAGAACAAGGTGGGTGCCCCATGGCTGGGTAGGTGCCCTCAGCCTTGACAAGGTGCCACCCATCTGCCACCCGCAGCTTGGTTGCAAACAGGATACCAACTCCCATTGACTCATCCTGAAACTATCAGCTAACAGCCCCAAGTGCCACTGAGCCCTGGGTACTGTCCTGCCTGGGATGTTTCCTGCCAAAAGGAGAAGCAGGCACATGTGAGCCTTGGCAATGTGTGCACAGAGAGctgcttccttttcccctgcCCGAGTTATGCCCTGCTCCCAGTCTGGCTCAGTTGTGTCCTGTGCTGGCATTGCTGTTCAGTACCCAAGTCTCCATGAAAGCCCTGGCAAGCAAAATGagacagggaaactgaggcaggggcagggaggggagtATCGAGGTATGCAGCACTGTCCTTGAAGCTGGCAAGGGTATGCCCTATGTCTTGGCCTATACAGAGCTCAGAACGGGGCTCCAAGCTGCTCTCTGGGGGctctcaggctgctccagtgcccCTGGGATCTGCATCCTCAGTCCTGTTAGTTGCCAGCCAGCAGGGATTCCTGTTGAGCATAATGCACCATGCCATGGTGTAGCAGGGCTCTGTAGTTTCAGTGACACCCCAGGAGCCCTCAAAGGCCAACTGCAGCCCCAAGGAAGGGTGTTCCTTCTTCCGCAGCCATGTCCATTTCCTGTCATCTTTTCTCACTcccttttctgcatttcttccccTGCATGATTGAGAGCCCAGATACCACAGTCCACAGGCACCATCCCCAGCCTTGCCCGCCCTagccctgctggctgtgggcagaAGTCTGTGCCTGGCTGGAGCATTCAGcatcatcctgctgctgtttcataGCTTGAGAGCCCAGGCCCACACGGGCTGCGGCCATTCCCCTCCATGCAGGACAGCACTGCGGACAGAATTTCCACAGGGTATTCAGGATGGCTGGTAACGAAGCAGGGAGCTTTTCCCTGGCACTTAATAGTTGCCATGTGCGGCTGCTGCCCCAGGACACCCTGTGTGCAGGGACAATGCCCTGGGAGAATTTGCAGCCAGTGGATCCAAACACCCTGACCCTGTGACCCAAGGGACATGGCTCTGAGCCAGGCAGGGAGCCAGAGCCAGTGCTGCCTAGGTGGGTTGGGCAGAGATCAAGGTCAGGGGCCAGGTCATGACACCATCAGGAATGCTGgacagcaccagcacagagcagggagatgtATGTGGGTGGGTACTGCCATCTGCAGATGACTTCACACAGAGACAGGAGCTTGGTCACCCTGCAAGGAAGCCCCCTGAGAGGTGCTCAGGGCTCCATGTTCCCAAGTCTTCAGGACCCCGGTCCATGGAGGAGATGGGCTACAAGGTCTTTGGAGCTTGTAGCCCATAGAGAGGTTGGGCCACTGGGTCCTTGGGCTTTAGGCCCCTGTGGGTCCTTGGAGGCGGTTTGCCTCCCTGGGGTTGTTCTGCCCTATGGCACACTGCTTGGTCTGTTCCTTGCTGGCTTCTAGGGTTTTCCATGGCCATGCCAAACAGAAGAGCAGCTGTGAAGCTCCCCAAGACCcacccaggggcagcaggagggaagaagcaggagaaCCAGGTCAAACACAGGGCTTTGACCCACCTATGGGTCCCCACATTGTGCCCCTCCAAGCTGGGTATCCactctgctgcaggacagaggcTTGGATGCGCTCCCTATGTGGACTGTGGGCAAACCATGCACAATTCTTTGCAAGGAGCCTAAGGTGACTGCATTCTTCCTTCTCCAGGGACCTAGTAAAAGCCCAGTTCCCCTCAATTCTGGGCAGCTCTGCATGCGCACCCAGCAACCCACCCAAACCAGTCACCCTCCCCAGAGCATGGAGCTGGGTACACAGTGCCTCTCCACCACCACATCACCAGGCATCCTTTGTCCTCCTAGATCTCAGCACAGTGTTTTGCCCAGAAGTTTGGGGAATAATGCTGCTTTGTGTTGGACAAAGGGAGCTTTTGTTAGCCTGGGCCAGCTGCCAAAGAGCCTGCCATGAGCACAAGCACCCTTGCCAGCACCACTGCGGCAGGGGCAACTCCTGGCTACACTTGGCTCATGAAGCAGCATGGAGACCAAGATGGTTACAGagagctggaggaaaggagagggaaggggcagagaaggccaagggagagcaggaagaggGAGGGACAGGTGGGAAATGGAGAGAAcaaaaggacaggaaaagggagggaaggaaggatggaAGCAAGGATagatggaaagaagaaaagatggcaggaaggaggaaaagaggaaaaggatggaCGAtaggatggatggatggatggatggatggatggatggatggatggatggatggatggatggatggatggatggatggaattAAGGAGGAGAGCTGGCCTGGTTCAGTCCTTGCTGCAGAGGGCATCCAGCCCTGGGTTCAGAGCTGCCAGGAGTCAGATGTGGCAGCAGGTTAGTCCAAAAACATGCATGGACCCCTGAGCACATGCCCGTGGGAGAAGTCAGGCAGGAGTAGAGTGGGAAGTGTACAAGAGCAGGGACAGCCGTGGCACCCTGGTACACAGATCTCACAGCCAAGGGCTAGTCCGTCGTGTCCTGGGGTGGGGCACCAGGGGCAGAAGAGTGGAGGTGACCTGTGTATGGTTGAGGGGTGGGAGGGCGGCGGCTCGAGGGGAACAAGGGTTCCTCGGCCCCTGGGGCAGTAGCCCCGCTCCGAACAGCCAGCACCGGGCCCACTGCTGTCGGGATGAGCCGGGGCCGCGGTGCAGGTGGAGCGAGCGGCTCCGGCGGCGCCTTTAAGGGGCGGCCTCCGCATGCTGGgggtggtgctggtgctgcGCAGGGTCGGGGCGGGTGCGGCGGAGCCAGGCCTGGGCCGAGGCCGCTTTGCTTCCTTGCAACCCGCGGCAAGCAATAGACGGCGGCTGGGAGGGGATGGCGGTGGGTGGCGGGTGACCGCGGAGCTGA comes from the Parus major isolate Abel chromosome 17, Parus_major1.1, whole genome shotgun sequence genome and includes:
- the FUT7 gene encoding alpha-(1,3)-fucosyltransferase 7, with the protein product MPWALPLRWSPWGRPGVKALITAGVFVTTLWNLRFFLNPSKGSGEEPKQREPLVILVWEWPSKQVPSVSRDVCHELYSITGCQLTTERQLLHQANVVVFPHSRLQPGQDKLPKERLPGQNWVWVSLESPSNTRALAAWNQTFNWVMTYRQDSDIFIPYGKLVPNKSATVNIPAKTNLVSWVISNYHRTQKRAEVYKNLSRYLHVNIYGKANNKPLCKDCLLPTISKSKFYLAFENSIHRDYITEKLWRNSLLAGTVPVVLGPPRANYEQFIPADSFIHVNDFGSLKELATFLKTVNSSRYRQFFAWQRRFSVKLYTDWRERICAICTAYPRLSHGHLYPDLQSWFNS